A region of the Peredibacter starrii genome:
GTCGGAAGAAGTCTCAAACGAATGTTCTCAATGGTCTCTGGATTTGAACGTGATGGTTCATCCAGTCTCAGCATGATTCCGTGAATCTGCTGACCTTCAATGACGTTACCGACACTGTAACCATTCAGCATGGCCTCCATGTCCTGTGCCATGGAACCAGCACTCATGCGGGCCCTCTTCACTTCTTCTTTATCAATGAAGATCTTGAGTTGTGGGATTTGTACCAGCGGTTCCACTTGGAGATCTTCCAGACCTTTAATGTCTTTAATTTTTTCAAAAATTTCCCCACCCAGACGACGAAGTTCAACAATGTCTGGACCGAAGATCTTTAAAGCAATCTGTGAACGAACACCTGAAAGCATATGATCCAGGCGATGTGAAATTGGTTGACCCAGGTTTACAAACACTTCTGGCCATACAGATTTCACCTTCTCTCGGATGTCGTTGAAGATTGCTTCTCTGGGCCTTTCTGATTTTTTGAAATCAATGTCGATCTCGTTCCAGTTTACACCTTCGGCGTGCTCATCCATTTCTGCTCGGCCCACACGACGGGTAGTTGATTTCACTTCCGGGATCGTTAAGAGGGCCTTCTCTACTTCAAGACCTTTTCTGTTTGATTCAGTCAAAGAAATACCAGGAGTGGCCTGTAGGCCCAGTGTCGCTGAACCTTCATTGAAGGCCGGCAAGAAATCTCTTCCCATGAAAGGAACTGCTGCGACTGCGATGAAAAACATCACAGTTGCGCCACTCATAATGAGATAGGGTCTATTTAAAGTGTGATCCAAAAGTTTTGCGGCCCACTTTTTGAGCGTCCTAACTGTAAGTCCATCTTTCTCTTCTTTAATAGATTCAGCATTTCTACCAAGGAGGTAGTAGCAAAGAACTGGAGTAAGCGTCAGCGAGACAAACAGAGAGGCCAGAATAGAAATAATGTAAGCATGACCCATAGGTGCGAAGAGTTTTCCTTCAAGTCCACCTAAAGCGAACAATGGAATGAAAACCAGAACCACAATGATGGTTGAGAATACAATGGAATTCCTTATTTCTTTTGAGGCCTCATAGATAACTTTCAAGACCGGCCTAGGATTGGAAAGATGTTTATTCTCATTTAGACGTCGGTGAACGTTTTCCACGTCCACAATGGCGTCATCCACGAGTTCCCCAATGGCAACTGCAAGACCTCCAAGTGTCATGGTGTTTACACTGATTCCAAAAATCTTAAAGATAAGAGCTGTTAGCACAAAAGAAAGAGGAATGGCCGTAAGAGTGATAAATGTAGTTCTCCAGTTAAGTAGGAACAACATCAGGATGATCACAACCATGATCGTTCCGTCTCTTAAGGCCTCAGTCACGTTTCCGATGGCGTTCTCAATAAAGTGAGACTGTTTAAAGAGGTCGGATTTAATCTCTACACCACTTGGGAGTGACCTTTTGAGATTCTCCAATTCTTTCTCAATTTGACGAGTAAGAGAAGTTGTTTCGGCCGTAGGTTGCTTCTGAATGGTCATCACAACTGATGGGACACCATTGACTGAACCGTTTCCTCGTTTAAAGTAGGCCCCTACTTTAACTTCTGCGATGTCCTTCACTTTTACTGGATTTCCCAAATGTAGACCCACGAAGGCCTCTTCAATGTGCTTTACCGTTTCTGCACGGCCAATTGTTCGGATGAGATATTCCTTCTCTCCAATATCAATGAAGCCCCCTGAAGTATTGTGGCCAATTTCAGCAAGAGAGTGTTTTAGGTCTTCAATGGTAAGACCCTTCGCCTGAATTTTTTCGGCCGACACGAGAATCTGATACTGCTTAAGATCACCACCAATTGTAATGATCTGACTCACTCCAGGAATCGCCAGGAGTCTGGGCCTGATGGTCCATTCCGCCAATGTCCTGAGTTCCATGGGACTTACATCTTCTTTGGGAGAAGTGAGACCCACAAACATAATTTCACCCATAATGGATGAACTTGGAGTCATAACGGGAATAATTCCTTCCGGTAATTTCTCACGAGCGAGCTGCAGTCTTTCCGACACAATTTGACGGTTTTTAAAAATGTCAGTACCCCAATCGAATTCAGCATAAACAATCGAAATACCCGCACCGCTACTGGAACGGATTCGCACCAGACCCGGTAGACCATTTAGAACGTTTTCAATTGGCATGGTCACCTGAACTTCTGTTTCTTCAGGTGCCAGTCCTTTGACTTCTGTCATGACCGTTACAACCGGTCGATTGAGATCAGGGAACACATCTACCGGGAGCTTTAAGGCCTCCCATGTTCCGATGATCAAAAGAATAATACTTACTGCTATAACAGCAAGTCGTTGGCGCAGGGCCAATTTAATAATTGAATTAAGCACAACAAGTCCTTACTTAGATTAAAAGCGAAAACAAGAATGAAAGGACTAGGCTATAGGAGGATGAAAGATGGTGGATTCGAACTGTGAGATTTGGAGCTCATCAGTGGGAAAAAATTCTGTACTTGGAATAGAGTTCGGTCCGCTTAACACAACGGAGTCTTGAGGCAATATCTTGACGTGATTCACAGGAGAGCAGTGACAATGGTTCTGAGATAAGGGCGACTTATCTTCATGATCGTCATGATGTTCCATTTCAATTGAATGAGATGGCTCAACTTCAAAATTGCAGCAATCAGCAAAAACGCTGGTGGAAAAAAGAATGGTGAAGATTAAAAATAAGGCCTTCATTATGATAGAATTTTAGCCTAGGTTTCTTTCACAAGGCAAATTTAAATTAACTAGTCAGGAAAACATGATGTTACGAGAGAAGAAATTTGAAGATGAGTTGCAGTTTTATCGTTTGGCCCTTACATCAAAGGACAACACTAAGGTTCGCCATCATTTGGGACGAGCTCATGTCCTTTCTCAGAACTCAACTTTGAAGCACCTTTATGTACATGCTTTAATGTTTGGTTTTGCTTTGAGGACATTTGATTTGAAAGAAACTTTTGGACAAATTCTTCGTTTAGTTGTCACAGTTCCTGGCCATATGATTGGAAAAGTTCCGAGAGGCAATATTGGTTGGAGCACAGTGGGACTTACACAAGTCATGCAAGTCCCGGAGGATTTAGAGTCAGTACTAACGGAGTGACTTTAGATATTTGAAGATCTTCGGAGCTTCAGCAAGGTTGAGCTTCGCTGTTCTAATAAGGTCAACCAACTCAGCTTGCTTGATAAGACCCTGACTTAGTTTTTCACATCCTACCGATTCAACCGGATCAGTAATTTTGTAAACTGATACGTGTTGAGGCCACAAGTTATTTTCAAGATTACTTCCGCCAGCACAAAGAGGAATAAAATGATCAATCTTGAAAGTCGCGCGGTCACCACTTAAACGGTAACCTAAGTTATTTCTGTATGAAATGAAGATGGCCTCTTTTGTGAATGAATTCACAGCGCGCTCACAATAAGCAATTTGCTCTGGGTAGCGGTATGAATCAGCGTGATCACAAAGTGAGCCTGGAGTTAAACGAGGATCTGGATTTTTCGGATAGGCCATCGGAACGGCAGCGTTAGCAGTAAGTGTGAACAGAGTAAGAGCTAGAACAGCAATTCTTTTCATTCAGGCCTCGATGTTAATTTTCGAGGTTTATAGGGCAGGGATTGGCCGTCAGTCAATAAGACTTAGGACATTTTCTGGTGGGCGTCCTATAACTGCTTTATTGCCTTTTAAGACAATAGGGCGTTCAAGGAGCTTTGGATGATCCAAAAGAGCTTTAATGACGTCCTGAGAGTTATTTAGATCGATTTTAAGGGCCTGGAACTCTTCTTCTTTCGTTCGAACCATTTCTTTGGGGTGAATATTTAAAGTCTCAATAATTTTTAGTAAGAGCTCGCGGTTCAAACCACCATTGAGGTACTCAATGATTTCTGGTTCGATTCCGTGTTCTTTGAGGATGGCCAGAGCGTCTCGGCTTTTAGAGCAGCGAGGGTTGTGAACGATTTGAAATTTTGTCATTTAATTCTTCTATTGAGGGAAATTGTTATTGACCGTCCAGCCTCTATTGCTGAGAGCGACCTGTGCATTAGAATCAAAGATTGCTGGATTGTAAACTGTTGGAGCTTCTAGCGTGATGCCGACACCTGACTGACCAGTTAGGGCAGCACGAACTAGAAAGTTACTCCAATTTGTAACATCAATATCACTTTGATAGAACATGTCTATTACGTTATCAACCTGGCCAAAATCCCAACTTGACGTATCTGGATTTGCAGAAGTGGCACCATAGAACATGTAAGTCATCATCGTCACATTTGATGTGTCCCAATTCGATGTATCAGGATTTGCGACCGTGGCGTACTTAAACATGCTATCCATTGATACTACATTGGCCGTGTCCCAGTTGGATGTATCTGGATTGGCAATGGTAGCACCATTGAACATATTATGCATTTCGATGACGTTGCTAGTGTTCCAGTTAGATGTATCAGGGTTGGCAATTACTGCACCTTGAAACATACCACCCATGTTAGTTACATTTCCAGTGTTCCAGGTCGCAGTATTAGGATTTGCGGATGTTGCATTCCGGAACATGTATCTCATAAAAGTAACCTGAGAAGTGTTCCAATTCATAGTGTTTGGATTGGCCGCAGTTGCACCGTCAAACATGCTTTCCATTAATGTAACATTACTCGTGTCCCAATTTAATGTATCAGGAGTAGCAGACGTGGCATTATAGAAGAGAGAAGACATGTTAGTTACACTTGATGTGTTCCAATTCATAGTGTTTGGATTCACTTGAGGGGCCTCACTAAACATCGAGCCCATATTAGTTACTTGATTGTATACACCACCATTGAATACAGTTAAATTGAGACAACCTTTAAAAGCTCCATAAAGATTTTTCCATCCCATTTCACCAAAGTCAGTGACCTCTTTGATTTTATCTTTTGATCCTCCACCGTTAAACGACCAGGCCTCCATGACACCAATGATGGTCATAGTATAGTTTCCGGCGGTGGCATATGTGTGAGAGGCCACATTACCAGTGAAAGTTTCGGCAGCTGAACCATCCCCCCAATCAACTTTAAAATTATAAATGTTTCCGGTTGGTAGTGGGAGATTGATGGTCTCATTAGCTGATGTCGTTTGCCATTTAGAGATGAAGGGCGCTTTTACTCGGTAGGCCACAGATGTTGAGGTACAGGGCGAACCATTTCCAGCTTGATCATATTGTCTTGAGTAAAATTGATATTGCTGAACCCCTAAACCAGACACAGTCAAAATGTGAGAGGTTGTTGAAATTGGCAATTGAGTCGCCAATGTCGAACAAGAAGCATCATAATAAATTTTTACCTGTCCACCAATTTCAAGATTGCTCGCTTGAATATAAAGTTGTTTGTCGTGAGCAGCGTCGGCCGTGGGTGAATTGCGGGTAATGGTTGGCTGCACTGGGGCGGTGTAATCAATCAAAATGGTAGTTGCCTGATTGTGAACAGGTAGACCCAAATGCTGGACCACCAGATTCAACACCCCTTCAGGAATTCCTCCGGCCACGGTGTAACTGATTTGATAAATAGTCCCACCCTGCGGGGTAATAGTCGCATTATTTCCATTTAACATTGCGGTCAATGGTAAAGACGTATAGTTGGAGGTGAAGTTGATAATGATCGTATCACCCATTTTAGCAAAAGAATTATTGGTCATGTTACTTGAGGTAGCGCTGACTCCCGTGATTTGAACTGGCTGATAAGTATAGTTTACGGGAGACGAACAAGACGAGATGTTGCCTGCCGGATCCGTTTGTTTCACATAGATTGTATGGTTACCCTGCACCAGTGGACTTGATGTGATGATTGAAGTAGAGCCAGTGTAAGTTCCGGATTGAATACTCATTGAGCAGGTCGGATCAGAATAAAGACTAAAGTTCGCGTTGGTCGCGAGGTTACTCACCTGGAAGGTCGGAGTGTTGTCATAAGAAGGACTAATAACTGGATCGATAAGTGTTATGTTCGGAGCTGTAATCGGTGGGTAATAGTCGACCCCTGATCCTGTCGTTATTGCGCTATAAGCATTTCCTTCAGCTGTAATTTCAAAACTGATCACACCTGCTGGTTCAGAAGAGGTCAGTACGCGAGTGACCGTATATGTGTTACCTGAACCTGTAACTGTGGCCGGAACCGAATTGATAGTAGCTGAAAATGTCGCCGGTCTATTCGTTGTAATATTTAGATAAACAGAGTCTCCAGACTTTGCAAAGGCCGGATTAGCGTTTGAAGAACTGATTGTAATTGAATTTAGAACTAACGCTTGAGAACCTCTTTGGCCAAAAAGATTTACTGTATAGCCATTACTGTGAACAACCGAAATTGCATCACTTGAAGGATAGGCAAGCCCCCATGGGAAATAGTGACGAACTTTTCCAGTGGAACAATTTCCATCAAGAAAAGTTTCAACCGCGGTGGCATATATCCCTTCAGAATTTCCGTAAGGCAATCTTATGTCGGTTGATAGTGTTCCATTAGGTGCTGATCTGGCCGCGATACAAGGACTGTTCAAACCAACATCTGAGTTAATTGCAGATTTTGATTCATAGCTCACTAGCCTTACTCGATAAGATTCAATCAGGCCGCGCTGAGAATCATCACAGGTGCTTCCAAAACCTGAAACGCTTGAGATGTTTTGACAAGACGTTAGACTTAACGTTGCAATCCCGGCGGTCGCCCTGAAAGTCGCCGGAACGAAAGCATCATTTTTACAGTTATTACTATTGATCGAAATTTCTACGGTGGCTTTTGGGTCTTTTAAATTAGCATTAGATTCACCACAAAGAAAGTTTCCATGTAATGCTTCAACACCGTCCCAACCAACCGCTTTGAAGTTATAGTCACCATGTTCGAGTGTGATGTTCTTTGTGGTAGATTGAAATGAGATGGCCGCAGTTGTGTTTTTAGTTTTATTAGTAATGTAGACCATCAGGCCACCAGTTGAGCCTGTAATGGAAAATGAACGCGATACTGATAGCGTTGTATTTGTTCCTTGACCGCCGGAACAACCCCAGAGTGAAAGCAAAATTAGAATGAAACTAAAGACCTTCATTAGTGAGACTTATCGGAACTTCCCCAAGGAAATTTATCTAATTAATCTTATAAAAATGGGCGGACTTGTCGGGTAATTAGGGGTTTGGTAAGGTAACTTTAAGGGGACCTATATGGATGAGAAACGTATTATCGACTTGGAAATCAGATTTTCACATCTGGACGACTTTATTGATCAACTTAATAAGATTGTTACAGACCAACAGAGAACAATTGATCGTTTGGAAAAAGAGATTTTAGATCTTAAACGTTCGGCCACTGGTGGAAGTGGAGTAGACAGCACCCGAAGTTTGAAAGACGATAAGCCTCCTCATTACTAATAAAAGTTAGAACCCATCCATAAAGTCTTTCAGGTACTTCTGCTCCTTCTGAGACAAATCTCCGAAAGGCGGCATGTGGGTATTCTTCACCATAAAGTCGATGGTAATTCCGTTTTGTCTTGTTAAAAAGCCTCTGGAGAAGAGGCCTTGATCCTGATGGCACTTCATACAGGCCGGTAGGGTCAACGGCGTATTACTGATCTTGCCCTCATG
Encoded here:
- the arsC gene encoding arsenate reductase (glutaredoxin) (This arsenate reductase requires both glutathione and glutaredoxin to convert arsenate to arsenite, after which the efflux transporter formed by ArsA and ArsB can extrude the arsenite from the cell, providing resistance.); this encodes MTKFQIVHNPRCSKSRDALAILKEHGIEPEIIEYLNGGLNRELLLKIIETLNIHPKEMVRTKEEEFQALKIDLNNSQDVIKALLDHPKLLERPIVLKGNKAVIGRPPENVLSLID
- a CDS encoding BspA family leucine-rich repeat surface protein produces the protein MKVFSFILILLSLWGCSGGQGTNTTLSVSRSFSITGSTGGLMVYITNKTKNTTAAISFQSTTKNITLEHGDYNFKAVGWDGVEALHGNFLCGESNANLKDPKATVEISINSNNCKNDAFVPATFRATAGIATLSLTSCQNISSVSGFGSTCDDSQRGLIESYRVRLVSYESKSAINSDVGLNSPCIAARSAPNGTLSTDIRLPYGNSEGIYATAVETFLDGNCSTGKVRHYFPWGLAYPSSDAISVVHSNGYTVNLFGQRGSQALVLNSITISSSNANPAFAKSGDSVYLNITTNRPATFSATINSVPATVTGSGNTYTVTRVLTSSEPAGVISFEITAEGNAYSAITTGSGVDYYPPITAPNITLIDPVISPSYDNTPTFQVSNLATNANFSLYSDPTCSMSIQSGTYTGSTSIITSSPLVQGNHTIYVKQTDPAGNISSCSSPVNYTYQPVQITGVSATSSNMTNNSFAKMGDTIIINFTSNYTSLPLTAMLNGNNATITPQGGTIYQISYTVAGGIPEGVLNLVVQHLGLPVHNQATTILIDYTAPVQPTITRNSPTADAAHDKQLYIQASNLEIGGQVKIYYDASCSTLATQLPISTTSHILTVSGLGVQQYQFYSRQYDQAGNGSPCTSTSVAYRVKAPFISKWQTTSANETINLPLPTGNIYNFKVDWGDGSAAETFTGNVASHTYATAGNYTMTIIGVMEAWSFNGGGSKDKIKEVTDFGEMGWKNLYGAFKGCLNLTVFNGGVYNQVTNMGSMFSEAPQVNPNTMNWNTSSVTNMSSLFYNATSATPDTLNWDTSNVTLMESMFDGATAANPNTMNWNTSQVTFMRYMFRNATSANPNTATWNTGNVTNMGGMFQGAVIANPDTSNWNTSNVIEMHNMFNGATIANPDTSNWDTANVVSMDSMFKYATVANPDTSNWDTSNVTMMTYMFYGATSANPDTSSWDFGQVDNVIDMFYQSDIDVTNWSNFLVRAALTGQSGVGITLEAPTVYNPAIFDSNAQVALSNRGWTVNNNFPQ
- a CDS encoding DUF3703 domain-containing protein, with protein sequence MMLREKKFEDELQFYRLALTSKDNTKVRHHLGRAHVLSQNSTLKHLYVHALMFGFALRTFDLKETFGQILRLVVTVPGHMIGKVPRGNIGWSTVGLTQVMQVPEDLESVLTE
- a CDS encoding efflux RND transporter permease subunit, yielding MLNSIIKLALRQRLAVIAVSIILLIIGTWEALKLPVDVFPDLNRPVVTVMTEVKGLAPEETEVQVTMPIENVLNGLPGLVRIRSSSGAGISIVYAEFDWGTDIFKNRQIVSERLQLAREKLPEGIIPVMTPSSSIMGEIMFVGLTSPKEDVSPMELRTLAEWTIRPRLLAIPGVSQIITIGGDLKQYQILVSAEKIQAKGLTIEDLKHSLAEIGHNTSGGFIDIGEKEYLIRTIGRAETVKHIEEAFVGLHLGNPVKVKDIAEVKVGAYFKRGNGSVNGVPSVVMTIQKQPTAETTSLTRQIEKELENLKRSLPSGVEIKSDLFKQSHFIENAIGNVTEALRDGTIMVVIILMLFLLNWRTTFITLTAIPLSFVLTALIFKIFGISVNTMTLGGLAVAIGELVDDAIVDVENVHRRLNENKHLSNPRPVLKVIYEASKEIRNSIVFSTIIVVLVFIPLFALGGLEGKLFAPMGHAYIISILASLFVSLTLTPVLCYYLLGRNAESIKEEKDGLTVRTLKKWAAKLLDHTLNRPYLIMSGATVMFFIAVAAVPFMGRDFLPAFNEGSATLGLQATPGISLTESNRKGLEVEKALLTIPEVKSTTRRVGRAEMDEHAEGVNWNEIDIDFKKSERPREAIFNDIREKVKSVWPEVFVNLGQPISHRLDHMLSGVRSQIALKIFGPDIVELRRLGGEIFEKIKDIKGLEDLQVEPLVQIPQLKIFIDKEEVKRARMSAGSMAQDMEAMLNGYSVGNVIEGQQIHGIMLRLDEPSRSNPETIENIRLRLLPTGDHIQVKDVANVYKGSGPNMINREGLQRRLVVSANSHGVDLGELVSKIEKASKEIEWPEGYHMEVGGQFESQMKSSQQMIWLGLISLLLIFLILYFHFNSAVLSFQIMLNIPLALIGSVGAIYLTERSFSIASLIAFVTLCGIASRNGIMMISHYLHLMTEEGEKFGRAMIIRGTLERLVPVLMTALTAILALTPLLFAKGEAGKEILHPVAVVIVGGLLTSTLLDLFVTPAVFYLFGKNASQRYIDKNEQLKNEEF
- a CDS encoding SlyX family protein, with amino-acid sequence MDEKRIIDLEIRFSHLDDFIDQLNKIVTDQQRTIDRLEKEILDLKRSATGGSGVDSTRSLKDDKPPHY